In the genome of Caenorhabditis elegans chromosome IV, the window tgccgcacggttttaaaactgtatttttatcaatagagcgaggattaacaagaaaaaatgattttaaaaccgtgcggcagttgcagaaatgggcgtattgcaagccactgtactgtgggcggggccaatcccccgagttggtaatcccctAAATTtgacatcccccgagttcttcgggtctcaaACATTTGTCGTtcgttcaaaatgtttttctttgttttcgattgataaatttataaaacgttaattttcagcaaaatgaaaactccgtcgaaaaaatcaattgaaaataaaagggAAAATGGAGATCTCATTCGTGATTTTCTGATGGCCAATAATACTTCGggtttgttcaattttcctaTTCGTGAcaaaattttactattttgaAGAAACCAAACGAATCTTCGGTCAGCCAATTGATATCAGCAATATTGAGCGAAAAGACTTCGATGAGTCAGCGGAGTCGATGATTGAAACGCTGAAAAATGGTTTCGAGGATGGTGAGCTCACTCCGATGTTTCTGACGGTCAAACAGATTCGGGAATTTATTCTGGCATCAAATATCGAT includes:
- the Y11D7A.7 gene encoding uncharacterized protein (Confirmed by transcript evidence); this translates as MKTPSKKSIENKRENGDLIRDFLMANNTSETKRIFGQPIDISNIERKDFDESAESMIETLKNGFEDGELTPMFLTVKQIREFILASNIDGGVNMKILEECQRVKEEDEKWQKIFKEMKQRDAENKKRRDLANSSSRDGSSSSIANSRSNDNHESFKSSKNK